A DNA window from Mycolicibacter terrae contains the following coding sequences:
- a CDS encoding organic hydroperoxide resistance protein: MSIKVVFATESTATGGGRDGHVHSATGRIDLDTRPPRELGGDGEGTNPEELFSAGYAACFLGALRLVARRSAVALDDATNVTVQVALGKDLATEEFGLTGTITGNLPGLSQAIADDLMAQAHEVCPYSRATRGNAGFTVSAKV; this comes from the coding sequence ATGAGCATCAAAGTCGTTTTCGCCACCGAGTCGACCGCGACCGGCGGTGGTCGAGACGGCCACGTCCACTCCGCGACCGGCCGCATCGACCTGGACACCCGGCCACCGCGCGAGCTGGGCGGCGACGGTGAGGGCACCAACCCCGAGGAACTGTTCTCCGCGGGTTACGCGGCATGTTTCCTGGGCGCGTTGCGGCTGGTGGCGCGCCGGTCGGCCGTCGCGCTGGACGACGCCACCAACGTCACCGTCCAGGTCGCCCTGGGCAAGGACCTCGCCACCGAGGAGTTCGGCCTGACCGGCACCATCACCGGGAACCTGCCCGGGCTGTCGCAGGCCATCGCCGACGACCTGATGGCGCAGGCCCACGAGGTGTGCCCGTACTCGCGGGCCACCCGCGGCAACGCCGGCTTCACCGTTTCGGCGAAGGTCTAG
- the egtC gene encoding ergothioneine biosynthesis protein EgtC, with protein sequence MCRHLGWLGRPRSLAELILEPPYGLLVQSYAPRRQQHGLLNADGWGAGFYDIAGGDEPRRWRSAAPLWGDTSFASVAPALSSHCVVAAVRSATVGMPIEPSATAPFTDGTWLLSHNGVVNRAILPTCAGAESVCDSAILAASIFERGVESLGEVIAEIGAADPQARLNVLAANGSRLLATTWGDTLSMLHGSDGVVLASEPYDDDPRWVDIPDRHLVDAHDGEVSVTTLKGSR encoded by the coding sequence ATGTGCCGGCACCTGGGCTGGCTGGGCCGCCCGCGGTCGCTGGCCGAGTTGATCCTGGAACCGCCGTACGGCCTGCTGGTGCAGTCCTATGCGCCACGCCGCCAACAGCACGGCCTGCTCAACGCCGACGGGTGGGGCGCGGGGTTCTACGACATCGCGGGCGGCGACGAGCCGCGGCGCTGGCGCAGTGCGGCGCCGCTGTGGGGCGACACCTCGTTCGCGTCGGTGGCGCCGGCGTTGTCGAGTCATTGCGTGGTGGCCGCGGTGCGCTCGGCCACCGTCGGCATGCCGATCGAGCCCAGCGCCACGGCCCCGTTCACCGACGGAACGTGGCTGCTGTCGCACAACGGGGTGGTGAACCGGGCGATATTGCCGACCTGTGCGGGAGCCGAATCAGTTTGCGACAGTGCGATACTGGCCGCATCGATCTTCGAACGCGGAGTCGAGTCGCTCGGTGAGGTGATTGCCGAGATCGGCGCGGCCGATCCGCAGGCGAGGCTGAATGTCTTGGCCGCCAACGGTTCCAGACTATTGGCCACCACGTGGGGAGACACCTTGTCGATGCTGCACGGCAGTGACGGGGTGGTGCTGGCCAGCGAACCCTACGACGACGACCCGCGCTGGGTCGACATACCGGACCGGCACCTGGTCGACGCCCACGACGGTGAGGTCAGCGTCACCACGTTGAAAGGAAGTCGATGA
- a CDS encoding sensor domain-containing protein — MRGAATLVVAGLGLALAGAPAVAARPSDPGVVSYAVLPKGSVGNIVGAPMGWEAVSGQPFQAFWVDDPACNNWADIGLPEVYNDPDLASYNGAVTQTSATDQGHFVKQAVGVFATEAAAERAFRRVTDRTAGCSGRTTAMHLDTGATQVWAFDGGPAGVADAAWTKQEADTDRRCFNQTRLRSNVLLQAKVCQSGNAGPAVNVLAGAMQNTLGQ; from the coding sequence GTGCGGGGCGCCGCGACACTGGTGGTGGCGGGCCTGGGTCTGGCGCTCGCGGGCGCCCCGGCCGTCGCGGCACGGCCCTCCGATCCGGGCGTGGTGTCCTACGCGGTGCTGCCGAAAGGATCGGTCGGCAACATCGTCGGCGCCCCGATGGGGTGGGAAGCGGTGTCCGGCCAGCCGTTCCAGGCGTTCTGGGTCGACGACCCGGCCTGCAACAACTGGGCCGATATCGGCCTGCCCGAGGTTTACAACGACCCCGACCTGGCCTCCTACAACGGTGCGGTCACCCAGACCTCGGCCACCGACCAGGGCCACTTCGTCAAACAGGCGGTCGGGGTGTTCGCCACCGAGGCCGCCGCCGAACGGGCGTTCCGCCGCGTCACAGACCGCACCGCCGGGTGCTCGGGGCGCACCACCGCGATGCACCTCGACACCGGCGCCACCCAGGTGTGGGCGTTCGACGGCGGCCCGGCCGGGGTGGCCGACGCCGCCTGGACCAAGCAGGAGGCCGACACCGACCGGCGCTGTTTCAACCAGACCCGGCTGCGGTCCAACGTGCTGTTACAGGCCAAGGTCTGCCAGTCCGGCAACGCGGGCCCGGCGGTAAACGTGCTGGCTGGGGCGATGCAGAACACCCTGGGCCAGTAA
- a CDS encoding catalase, translating into MTEHYTTTEAGAPAPSDSDALTVGPDGPILLQDHYLLEQMAMFNRERTPERQPHAKGGGAFGHLEVTADVSAYTRAAVFAQGAETEMLARFSTVAGERGSPDTWRDVRGFALKFYTTEGNFDIVGNNTPVFFFRDPMKFQHFIRSQKRLVASNLRDHNMQWDFWSLTPESAHQVTYLMGDRGLPRSWRHMNGYGSHTYSWINAAGEIFWVKYHFISDQGVEHLTQDEGDRLAGADGDYHQRDLYDAIQRGEYPSWTVKVQIMPFEEAKTYRLNPFDLTKVWPHGDYPLIDVGRFRLDRNVTDYHAEIEQAAFEPSNTVPGTGLSPDKMLLARGFSYADAHRARIGTNYNQLPVNAPKTDVHAYSKDGAMRFRKASDPVYAPNSVGGPVADPARAAEVRWRADGDMVRAAYTLRDDDDDFGQAGTLVRHVFDDEQRKRLAANIIGHVSDGVREPVLSRVFEYWHNVDEDLGRAVEAGVRANLA; encoded by the coding sequence ATGACCGAGCACTACACCACCACGGAGGCCGGTGCGCCGGCGCCGAGTGACAGCGACGCGCTGACGGTCGGCCCGGACGGCCCCATCCTGTTGCAGGACCACTACCTGCTCGAGCAGATGGCGATGTTCAACCGGGAGCGCACCCCGGAACGCCAGCCGCACGCCAAGGGCGGCGGGGCATTCGGACACCTCGAGGTGACGGCGGACGTCAGCGCCTATACCAGGGCGGCGGTGTTCGCGCAGGGCGCCGAAACCGAGATGCTGGCTCGGTTCTCCACCGTCGCCGGCGAACGCGGCAGCCCTGACACCTGGCGTGACGTGCGAGGCTTCGCGCTGAAGTTCTACACCACCGAGGGCAACTTCGACATCGTCGGCAACAACACCCCGGTGTTCTTCTTCCGGGACCCGATGAAGTTCCAGCATTTCATCCGCTCCCAAAAGCGCCTGGTGGCAAGCAATTTGCGTGACCACAACATGCAGTGGGACTTCTGGTCGCTCACTCCGGAGTCGGCGCACCAGGTGACCTACCTGATGGGCGACCGCGGACTGCCGAGATCCTGGCGGCACATGAACGGCTACGGCAGCCACACCTACAGCTGGATCAATGCCGCCGGCGAGATCTTCTGGGTCAAGTACCACTTCATCAGCGACCAGGGCGTGGAGCACCTCACCCAGGATGAGGGAGACCGGCTCGCAGGAGCCGACGGGGACTATCACCAGCGCGATCTGTACGACGCGATCCAACGCGGCGAGTACCCCAGCTGGACGGTGAAGGTGCAGATCATGCCGTTCGAGGAGGCCAAGACCTACCGGCTCAACCCGTTCGATCTGACCAAGGTGTGGCCGCACGGCGACTACCCGCTGATCGACGTCGGACGCTTCAGGCTGGACCGCAACGTCACCGACTACCACGCGGAGATCGAGCAGGCGGCTTTCGAGCCCAGCAACACCGTGCCCGGCACCGGGCTGAGCCCCGACAAGATGCTGCTGGCCCGCGGCTTCTCCTACGCCGACGCCCACCGCGCCCGGATCGGAACCAACTACAACCAGTTGCCGGTCAACGCGCCGAAGACGGACGTACACGCCTACTCCAAAGACGGTGCCATGCGGTTCCGCAAGGCGAGCGACCCGGTGTACGCGCCGAACTCGGTCGGCGGGCCGGTGGCCGACCCGGCCCGCGCCGCCGAGGTGCGCTGGCGTGCCGACGGCGACATGGTGCGCGCGGCGTACACGCTGCGTGACGACGACGACGACTTCGGCCAGGCCGGCACCCTGGTTCGTCACGTCTTCGACGACGAACAGCGGAAACGGCTGGCCGCCAACATCATTGGGCACGTTTCCGATGGTGTGCGCGAGCCGGTGCTGTCGCGGGTGTTCGAGTACTGGCACAACGTCGATGAGGATCTGGGGCGCGCCGTGGAAGCCGGGGTGCGGGCCAACCTTGCCTGA
- the egtA gene encoding ergothioneine biosynthesis glutamate--cysteine ligase EgtA: MALAAATQLSRADEPCPGDAELAGAADAADYIAARCLTDAPLGRVGLEIEAHCFDPADPRRRPGWAEIGEVLTSLPVLPGGSRVTVEPGGAVELSSPPVTGAVAAIEAMAADQVVLRSAFAEAGLGLVPLGADPLRPAGRVNPGARYAAMEQFFAASHTGSAGAAMMTSTASVQLNLDAGPRSGWAERVWLAHALGPTMVAIAANSPLLGGEFSGWRSTRQRVWSRLDSARCGPVLGLDGTDPAADWARYALKAPVMLVHAPEASPVSRYVPFAHWADGRVLLGGRRAGIGDLDYHLTTLFPPVRPRGWLEIRYLDSLGDALWPAIVFTLATLLDDPVAAGAAAEAVGPVATAWDVAARIGLADPRLHAAARRCVELVADQAPASLRGGMDRLVGMVERARCPADDIADEVGRTGVPAMVGRLARRQS; encoded by the coding sequence ATGGCGCTGGCCGCGGCGACACAACTGTCCCGCGCCGATGAGCCCTGCCCCGGCGACGCCGAGCTCGCCGGTGCCGCCGACGCCGCCGACTACATCGCCGCTCGCTGCCTCACCGATGCGCCGCTGGGCCGGGTGGGCCTGGAGATCGAGGCGCACTGTTTTGATCCGGCCGATCCACGCCGCCGCCCCGGGTGGGCCGAGATCGGCGAGGTCCTGACGTCCCTACCGGTGCTGCCGGGCGGCAGCCGGGTCACCGTGGAACCCGGCGGCGCGGTGGAACTGTCCAGCCCGCCGGTGACGGGTGCGGTCGCCGCGATCGAGGCGATGGCCGCCGACCAAGTGGTGCTGCGGTCGGCGTTCGCCGAAGCCGGGCTGGGGCTGGTGCCCCTCGGCGCCGACCCGCTGCGACCGGCGGGTCGAGTCAACCCCGGCGCGCGCTACGCCGCGATGGAGCAGTTCTTCGCCGCCAGCCACACCGGCTCGGCCGGTGCGGCAATGATGACGTCGACGGCGTCGGTGCAGCTGAACCTCGATGCCGGACCACGGTCCGGCTGGGCCGAGCGGGTGTGGCTGGCACACGCACTGGGCCCGACGATGGTCGCGATCGCCGCCAACTCCCCGCTTTTGGGCGGGGAATTCTCCGGTTGGCGGTCCACCCGGCAACGGGTGTGGAGCCGGCTGGACTCGGCGCGCTGCGGCCCCGTCCTCGGCCTTGACGGCACCGATCCCGCCGCGGACTGGGCGCGCTACGCATTGAAGGCGCCGGTGATGCTGGTACACGCACCGGAGGCCAGCCCGGTCAGCCGCTACGTGCCGTTCGCCCACTGGGCCGACGGGCGGGTGCTACTGGGCGGCCGTCGCGCCGGCATCGGCGACCTCGACTACCACCTGACCACGTTGTTCCCGCCGGTGCGTCCACGCGGGTGGCTGGAGATCCGCTACCTCGACAGCCTCGGTGACGCGCTGTGGCCGGCGATCGTCTTCACCCTGGCGACCCTGCTCGACGACCCGGTCGCCGCCGGCGCCGCCGCCGAGGCCGTCGGGCCGGTCGCGACCGCGTGGGACGTCGCCGCCCGGATCGGCCTGGCCGACCCGCGGCTGCACGCGGCCGCGCGCCGGTGCGTGGAGTTGGTGGCCGATCAGGCGCCGGCGTCGCTGCGCGGCGGGATGGACCGGCTGGTCGGGATGGTCGAACGGGCCCGCTGCCCGGCCGACGACATCGCCGACGAGGTGGGCCGCACCGGTGTCCCCGCGATGGTGGGCCGGCTGGCGCGAAGGCAGTCGTGA
- the egtB gene encoding ergothioneine biosynthesis protein EgtB, with protein sequence MSTPETLARDLTRARERTLALVDFDDAELHRQYDPLMSPLVWDLAHIGQQEELWLLRGGDPARPAMLPADVEGLYDAFVHPRVSRVDLPLLSPDQARKYCAAVRSKVFEKLDAVPDDSRDGFVFGLVLSHEHQHDETMLQALNLRTGAPLLDAGRSLPAGRPGLAGTSVLVPAGQFVLGVDAADEPFALDNERPAHRVEVGAFRIGRVPVTNREWRAFIDDGGYRQPRWWTERGWHHRVRTGLTAPQFWSPDHASRTRFGRTEDLPGDEPVQHVSYFEAQAYAKWAGARLPTEIEWEKACAWDPDAGRRRRHPWGEGKATAELANLGGAALRPAPIGAYPNGASAYGAEQLLGDVWEWTSSPLQPWPGFAPMIYQRYSEPFFGGDYRVLRGGSWAVAPEILRPSFRNWDHPYRRQIFAGVRLAWDV encoded by the coding sequence GTGAGCACACCGGAGACGCTGGCTCGGGACCTGACCCGTGCACGCGAGCGCACACTGGCGCTCGTCGACTTCGACGACGCCGAACTGCACCGGCAGTACGACCCGTTGATGAGTCCGCTGGTGTGGGACCTGGCCCATATCGGTCAGCAGGAGGAACTGTGGCTGCTGCGCGGCGGGGATCCGGCCCGCCCCGCGATGCTGCCGGCGGACGTCGAGGGTCTCTATGACGCGTTCGTCCACCCCCGGGTCAGCCGTGTCGACCTGCCGCTGCTGAGCCCGGACCAGGCCCGGAAATATTGCGCCGCAGTGCGTTCCAAGGTCTTCGAGAAACTGGACGCCGTGCCCGATGATTCCCGGGACGGGTTCGTGTTCGGGCTGGTGCTCAGCCATGAACACCAGCACGACGAGACCATGCTGCAGGCACTGAACCTGCGCACCGGCGCGCCGCTGCTCGATGCGGGTCGCTCGCTGCCGGCCGGGCGGCCGGGGCTGGCCGGGACCTCGGTGCTGGTGCCGGCCGGGCAGTTCGTACTCGGCGTCGATGCGGCCGATGAGCCGTTCGCGCTCGACAACGAGCGGCCGGCGCACCGCGTCGAGGTGGGGGCATTCCGGATCGGCCGGGTGCCGGTGACCAACCGCGAATGGCGGGCGTTCATCGACGACGGCGGCTACCGCCAACCCCGGTGGTGGACCGAGCGCGGATGGCACCACCGAGTGCGGACCGGCCTGACCGCGCCGCAGTTCTGGAGCCCCGACCACGCCTCCCGGACCCGGTTCGGCCGTACCGAGGACCTTCCCGGCGACGAACCGGTGCAGCACGTCAGCTACTTCGAGGCGCAGGCCTACGCGAAGTGGGCCGGCGCCCGGCTGCCCACCGAGATCGAATGGGAGAAGGCCTGTGCGTGGGACCCGGACGCAGGCAGGCGGCGTCGCCACCCGTGGGGCGAGGGCAAAGCGACGGCCGAGCTGGCCAACCTCGGCGGCGCGGCACTGCGCCCGGCCCCGATCGGGGCCTATCCGAACGGTGCGTCGGCCTACGGCGCCGAACAGCTGCTCGGCGATGTCTGGGAGTGGACCAGTTCACCGCTGCAACCGTGGCCGGGCTTTGCGCCGATGATCTATCAACGCTATTCGGAACCGTTCTTCGGCGGCGACTACCGGGTGTTGCGCGGCGGGTCGTGGGCGGTGGCGCCGGAGATCCTGCGGCCGAGCTTTCGCAACTGGGATCACCCGTACCGGCGGCAGATCTTCGCCGGTGTCCGACTGGCCTGGGACGTCTGA